From the Thermotoga sp. genome, the window TTCGAAATTCGGTGCGACTGGCTAACGCCAGTGGTACGAACTCCTATGGAATTGTTTCGAACTACTTCGTGGTTGGTGCGAACTGCTGCGCAGTTGGTACGACCGGCTTCGCCGGTGATTAGTACCTATGGGCGAAAAAGCGACTGACAACTATCCTAAGCGAAAATGTATGTTGGATACTAAAGATTAGAACAAAAGTTTGAAGTAAGAATTTTGATAGACGATGATATAATTTTTTTATGAATGTGAAGAGGATTTTGATGGGGTTTCTAGATGAACACGGTGGAGTTTTTGTGGAAAGTTTTGAGCTGGAAAAGGTTTTGCGTTCCAGAGGTCTTTTTGATTATTTTTCTTTTTATGAAGCGATTTCTGAGTTGGTTTCTCTCGGAGTTCTTTCCCCAGTCAGGAATTCAGGTTTCAATGGTAGGAATCCTTCGCTGTATAATAAGTACCGTAAGAGAAAAACAGGACTATCTGTAGAAGGCAGAGAATTTCTTGATTCTCTGGATCCTGCCATAGATACTTCCAGGTATCGGAAAAAGCCGGACTTGCTGCATAGGGATAGAGGTTTTCTTGAGCTGCTGGATAGATTTTTGAAAGCTTCTGATAGAGAAAGTTTGAGAGTTCCTTCTTCTATAAATGAACGTTCTTTTGAGATTTTTGGCGATGAGAAGTTTCTTTCCAGCGTGGATGGTCATGCGTTTTTGCAGAATGTTTCGATTTCTGAGGATTTTTTGAATGTTTACCATACCCCTGAACCTTTTTTCTTTTCAAGTAATTCTGCTTATTCCGAAAGAGTGTTCAATGTGCTTGTTATCGAGAACAAGGATACTTTTTATACGATAAAGCGTTGTTTTTTCAGCAATGGATGGAAATTGCTGAGTAGGGATTTTTCTCATCTTGTCTACGGTGAGGGGAAAAAGATTATCAAGAGTTTTGAATTTGCCCGTGAGATTGGTTTGATGCCTGATAATTGTAAAGTGTTTTATTTTGGGGATCTTGACCCTGAGGGGATAAGTATCTTCGAGAGTTTTAGAGAGAGGTTTTCTGATTATAATATTTGTCTTTTCGTTGAGCTGTATGAGGAACTCCTCAATGCGAGTTTTTCCAGAGCTCCAAAATTGAAAGGAAAGCAAAGGGTAAGTGATGAGAGGTTTTCAAGATTTCTTGAGGATTTTCCCAAAGGTGCTTCTGAAAGGATAATGAAGTTGTTTGATTCAAAAAGGTATTTACCCCAGGAGGGGTTGAACTTTGAATTTTTTGATAGGGTGACAGGAAATGGGTGAGTTATCCGGATTTTCTGAGAGAGCTAAGGGTGTTGCTATTTTTCAGCCTTTGCTGGAGCTGAAGAATCTTCGAAAGTATGAAGACTTCGATCTTTTTTCTCTTGGCTTTTCTATCCTTCTTTTTATCATGGAAAGTATGCTGTATAACAGGGAGCGTTGTGGTTATCCCGAGCTTTCGGCCTTTCTCAGGGAACAGGTTTCAATTATTTATCGTAAGATTTTATCTGAAGAGGAAAGCCTGGAATTGGCACGATTCCTCATGGATCATCTCAGGAATAACGGTTCTCCATGGTGCTTTGAATATCTGGATCTGGAAGATGGGAAAACGAAGAAATACAGGTTTCATCTTATTGGTTTAGCTGATTATGACCATGGGTCCCATGGTGGCAGGGATCTTCATTTTAAGCTTACAGATGAGGGACTTGACCTAATTTTTAAGACGAAAGAAATTTATAAGGAGTTAAGGATAAGTATTTCCCAGTTGTATTTCAGGCAGCAGATTGAGCGGGGTGTTTTCGATAAAGCTCTGGAGACTGTCAGGGAACTGTATACCCAGGTTAGAAGCCGTATGGATGAGATGGAGAAATTCAGGCGAAGGATGGTCATGAATATCGGTGGGGTTTTAACAGAAGATTACCAGAAACAGGTGAAAGAAATATATAACCAGCTGGAAAGGGAACAGGAGGTATTCCAGGCTCTTTCTGAATTGGTCAAAGAAAAAAAGGAGGCATATTTGTATGAGAGGCTGGAAGAGATTGAGGAGAAGAATCTTGACCAACTCATTGAGATTTCAAATATGCTGGATATTGTGATAAATGAGCATAGCAAGTTGTTTGGAATCAAGCTTCGGACAGATGAACAGTTCAGGAAAGCCCTGGTAGAGAGCATCAAGAATTTTATACAATCGAAGATCGATTTTAGAAAAGAGGTGCTTGAGAAAGTGATCGCCTCGGAAACCCGGGGTGATGATCTGAGGAAGTTTTTGCAGCCTTTGCTAACTCCAGCGAGATTCCTGAGCTTCAATCCCATGAGGATCTTTATCCCGCAGAAGCTTCAGCGGGAAAGGGAAGGTTTCAAAGAGGAAGAATTGCCTCTGGATCAGAGTTTTGAAATGGAGCTGGAAAGGGAACTGAAAAGGAAAAAGGAGAGAGACAGGAGGTTCAGGGAGTATATTGAGGTTATTTTTGAGCCTTTGAGGTCCAAGAACGATTATACTCTCAAAGAGGTTTTGGAAGGTCTTCCTCAGCAGAAGAG encodes:
- a CDS encoding Wadjet anti-phage system protein JetD domain-containing protein translates to MVSLGVLSPVRNSGFNGRNPSLYNKYRKRKTGLSVEGREFLDSLDPAIDTSRYRKKPDLLHRDRGFLELLDRFLKASDRESLRVPSSINERSFEIFGDEKFLSSVDGHAFLQNVSISEDFLNVYHTPEPFFFSSNSAYSERVFNVLVIENKDTFYTIKRCFFSNGWKLLSRDFSHLVYGEGKKIIKSFEFAREIGLMPDNCKVFYFGDLDPEGISIFESFRERFSDYNICLFVELYEELLNASFSRAPKLKGKQRVSDERFSRFLEDFPKGASERIMKLFDSKRYLPQEGLNFEFFDRVTGNG